The sequence below is a genomic window from Micromonospora aurantiaca ATCC 27029.
GCTCGCGTACGGCGTCCAGGTGACCGGCGTGCCGAGCGGCCTCCTCGATGACGTGCAGAACGATCCGTCGCAGGTCGGTGGTCCGCGACGCCAGCGTCTCGTCCGGAAGACCTCGCCACGATCTCGAACCACAAGCGAGATGATTCTCGACGCCCGGCCGTACGCGATTGACACGTCCAGGTCGGGAAGGGCAAGGTTGCAGTCGGCCACGCGCACCGCGTGGGCACTCTGCATGAGGGAATGACGCCTGTGATCCGGGTAGGCCGAGCGGCCGCCTGAGTGTCGACCACGCGACTGACGACCGTCGCGTGCCTGCGACACGGAGGGGCGGCCCGACGTTTCCTCCGCCCGTCGCAGCTTCTCTCATGCATCGAGGTCTCCCGTTGAGCATGGATGCCCGCATCCAGCAGTCCGTCGTCGTCAACCTGTCCCGCCGGCCCGCGCCCGTCGAGGTGGGGCCCTTCGTGATCGGGCTGGACCCGACGACGACCAGCCCGTACGTCAACTACGCGACGCCGCGTCCCGGCGCCGCCGTGACCGCAGCCGACGTCACCGCCCTGGTCGCGGCGTTCCGCGCCGCGGACCGCAGACCCCGTCTGGAGTACGTCACCAGTTGTGCCCCCGATCTGGAGGCGCTGCTGACCGCCGCCGGCTTCACCGTGGAAGCCCGGCACACCTACCTGGTCTGCGTGCCGGGCACGCTGGCGTCGCCACCCGTGCCGGACCAGTTGAGCCTGTGCGAACCGGGTACCGACTCCCGGCGCGCCGCGCTGGTCAGCGTGCAGAACGAGGCCTTCGGCGGCGATCCGGTCGCCTCCGATGCCGACGTGGCTCGCCTGCGGCGCCAGCAGGACGCCGGGGGCGTGGTCGTCACGGCAGTCACCGAGGGCGGTGGCTGCGCGGGCGGCGGCGGTGCGGCCGCACCGGTCGGCGCGGTCAGCGAGGTGGCAGGCATCGCCGTTCGCGCGCCGTACCGCCGCCGGGGACTGGCGTCTGCGATCACCGCCGAGGTGACCCGGCGGCTGTTCAGCGCCGGTACGGAGGTCGCCTGGCTGGAGGCCGGCGGTGCGGAGTCGTGGCGGGTCTACGAGCGCGTGGGCTACCGGCCCGCCGGTCAGCGGCTCTACATCGCCATGAACTGAGGACGGAGGAACCCGGGCCGGGTGAGTCACCCCCCCCTCGCGCGCCGGCGTGAGGGGGGATCAGGCGGTCAGCTGGTTCGCGTCGAGCCAACGTCGCCAGCTCACCCGGGTGACATTCCGCTCCGGATGCTCGGCCACATGGAGGACGAACTGCGCCCGCAGCCGAACCAGGGGATCGTCGGCGTACGTCAGCGTCTCCACCTCGTGGAAGAACAGCGGGTCGGAGAAATGACGGACCAGGCCCGCGTACATCCAGTCCTTGCACCGGTACGGGCGCCTCAGCGCCGCGAGGGTCAACGCGGCGAGCTGTGGCTCGACGCCCTCCGGGACGCCGGCCCGACGGAATCGGTGCAGGAGCACCTCCTTCGTCCCCCAGCGGGACCACATCGACGACTCCCGCGCTCCCCACTCGTCGGGATGGTCCGTCTCCCACTGCAGGTACAGGACGGCGTACGGCGCCCACCGGGCGCGTCTGTCGAGGTCGTCGTCAGGGGAGTCCCGGAAGGCGCCGAGAGGAGCATCGATCGTCTGCCCCTGATGCCGGCAAAGGCGGGCGTGCGCCTCGTCCATCGCCGCCTGGAGCCGAGCCTGACTGGACCTCGACCGGTAGTGCGCCGACCACAGGCCGTTCCACTCGTCCAGCGCGTCGCTCGCCGCGGCGAGGGCTGCCTGGTGACGGGCCAGCGCCTGGTGACGCGTGCCCCGGTCGCTCGCGACCAGGTCGAAAAGCCAGGAGTAGTCACCGCTCGGCTCCACCAGCATCATGGCAGCTTGCCATCCGCGCCCTTCCGGGAAGCAGCGGGAGACAGAGGTTCGGGAAGAGAAGGTGGATTTCAGCCAGGCCGCTCGTGACGTCCGTGAGGGGTCGCGAACGCGGCGTCCGATCCCCGCCGGACAGCCGGCCCGTCGTCGACCAGGCTTTCCCGCATGAACAACGCACTCGACGGCAAGGTAGCTCTCGTCACCGGCGGTGGCCGTGGCATCGGCGCGGCGGTGGCCCTGCGCCTGGCCGAGGACGGCGCCGACGTGGCGCTGACGTTCCAGCAGAATCAGCGACGCGCCGACGACGTGGTGGACCGGATCAGGGCCGCGGGTCGGCGGGCGATCGCCGTGCGGGCCGACAGCGCCGACCCGGCGGCGGTGATCGCGGCGGTGGACCGGGCGGTCGGTGAGCTGGGCAGGCTGGACATCCTGGTCAACAACGCGGGCGCGTTCCTGCTCGGGCCGCTGGAGCAGTTGAGTCTCGACGAGTTCGAACAGACCGTCGCGGTCAACGTCCGGGCGCCGTTCGTCGCGACGCAGGCCGCGGTGCGCCACATGTCGGCCGGTGGACGGATCGTCAACATCGGCAGCAACACGGCCGAGCGGACGGTCTTCCCGGGCTTCTCGCTGTACGCGATGAGCAAGACCGCCCTGATCGGCCTGACCAAGGCGCTCGGGCGCGAACTCGGCGGCAGGGCGATCACCGTGAACCTGGTGAACCCCGGTGCCACGGACACGGAGCTGAATCCGGCCGACGGTCCGAACGCCGACACGATCAACGGGTTCACCGCGCTCGGCCACTACGCGCAGCCGGCCGACGTGGCCGCCGCGGTGGCGTTCCTCGCCGGCCCGGACGGGCGCTACGTCACGGGGGCGACTGTGAACGTCGACGGCGGATTCACCATCTGACCTTCGGGAACGGCCGGGGTCGTGACCGGGCGTCGGTGGCCTGCCCACCGCGGGGCGGAGCGGCGGCTAGGCTGTGCCGGTGTGGAAGGCGGTGTCCCCTGGTGACCGTCATGGTTGACGCGGACGACGTCCGCCGGGTGGCGTTGTCGTTGCCCCACGTGGTCGAGATCGACAGTGACGGCTTCGACTTCCGGGTCGCGGGCAAGGGGTTCGTCTGGTCCTATCCCGAGCGGACGCCCGGCAGACCGCGGCGCATTCGCACCGACATCGCCGTGCTGTACGTGGGCGACGAGGCGGAGAAGCAGGCGTTGCTCCTCGGCGAGCCCGACCTCTTCTTCACCACGCCTGCGTACGACGGGTCACCGCTGGTCATGCTGCGGCTGGCGCACGTCGGCGTCGAGCGTCTGACGGAGCTGGTCACCGACGCGTGGCGGATGCGTGCCCCCGACTCGTTCGCCGGTGACCCCGACGAGGCCGCCGGCGGGTGACGCCGGCGATCGGGCTTCGTCGAACCAGACCCTCTCGACGAGGGTCGCGTGCTTCACCAGACCCGGCAGCGTGGTCCGGGAGGCAGGCAAAGGCCACTACGGCCGGAAGTACTCGGACATCATGCTGCTGACCCATTCCGGCTGCCGGACGTTCGCGGGGACGAACTCCTCGAGCACCGGCTTCAGGTCGATGACGGGCGTGCCTGACACGGCGTCGAGGCCCACCACCGTCAGTTCGCGGCCGTCGACGGACTCGATCCGGCAGCACGTCACGCCGATCCGGTTCGGCCGGCGGGGGCCACGGCCGGCGAACACGCCCATCGGCGGCAGGTCGGCCCGGCCCCGGTAGGGGCGGGGCTCGCGGTGGTCGCCGTCGTCCGGGAACCGGTCGAAGACGAACAGGACCTCCACGTGGGAGAACTCCTCCAGGCCCTGGAGACATGCCTCGCCGAAGCGCTCGTCGACGACGATCGTGCTGCGGACGGCACCCCAGTTGTCGCTGTGCTGGATGTCCGTCCGGTCGTTGCGGACCGTGCCGATCGCAGTGATCTCGAAGCCGCTCATGACCGGAGACTAGTTCCGCATCGATCGCTCCGGGGCCCCGTGTCGCCGTGAGCCGGTCACGGGGCACACGAGCCGGACGGCCGGCGCTAGGCTCATGATCATGGACGTTCTCCGATACGCGGCGTTCACCGCCGACCCCGCCGGTGGCAATCCGGCCGGTGTCGTCCTGGACGCCACCGGTGCGGGCGACGCCGAGATGCAGCAGGTCGCGGCGCAGGTCGGCTATTCCGAGACGGCGTTCCTCGTGCCCGCGGGCGGGGACGGCCGGTTCACTGTGCGCTACTTCAGCCCGAAGGCGGAGGTGCCGTTCTGCGGCCACGCGACGATCGCGTCGGCGGTCGCGTACGCCGAGCGGCACGGCCCCGGCGTGCTGCACCTGGACACCCGCGCCGGACTGGTCGAGGTCGCCACGAGCGTGCAGGCCGACGGCACCACCACCGCCACGCTGACCAGCGTCGCGCCGCGCACCGAGCCCATGAGCGCTGAGGACCTCGCGGTGCTGCTCGCCGCACTGCGCTGGTCGCCGGACGATCTCGACGCGACGCTGCCGCCGCGTGTCGCGTACGCCGGGGCCTGGCATCCGATCGTGGCCGCCGCGACACGGCAACGCCTGGCGGACCTGGACTACGACATGGCGGCGTTGAGCGCGCTGATCGCCGACCGTGACTGGACGACGATCGACCTGGTGCACCGGGAGTCCCCGCTGGTGTTCCACGCGCGCAACCCGTTCCCGCCCGGCGGTGTGGTCGAGGACGCCGCGACCGGGGCGGCGGCCGCCGCGTTCGGCGGCTACCTGCGCGAGCTTGGCCTGGTGCAGCCGCCCGCGACCGTGACCGTGCGGCAGGGCGAGGACATGGGGCGTCCGAGCCTGCTCACCGTCGGCATCCCCGCCGGACAAGGTGCCGGGATCGCGGTGACCGGCACCGCCGTGCCCATCCCTGAGGAGGACGTGCGATGAGGCCGGACCACTACGGCGGTTTCGTCACTTCGACGGGCAGCGGGCCACGCTCACCTACTGGCACCGGCCGTTGCACGCGATGACGAAGGCGTTCACCGGCGCGGGTTTCCGCCTCTCGGTGATCAGCGAACCGCCCTCCTCACCCGACACCCCGCGCCGGTCGCAGAGCGACTGGACCCACTGGGTCCATGACGTCGGATACCGGGCGGCTCGTTCGTAGTACGGGTGAGAGGCGGCCTGACCGGGCCGCCCGGACAAGGGAGTCATGGCATGCCGCGGTACCTGATCTCGTTCAACGACGGCGCGATGGACCACATCCCCGTCGAGGAGATCCCCGAGGTGGGCAAGGACGCGCACGCGGTCATCCAGGAGGCCGTGAACGCGGGCGTGTTCGTGTACGGCACCGGGCTCGAACGCCAGCAGGCGAGCATCGTCGGTACGGACGGGGCGGTCACCGACGGGCCGTTCCCGGAGACCAAGGAGGTCATCGGCGGTTTCGTGGTCCTCGACGTGGCCTCACGCGACGAGGCGCTGAAGTGGGCTGCCAAGATCGCCGTCTCGTGCCGCTGCGCCCAGGAGGTCCGGGAGATCATGCCCGACCCCGAGACGGAGGCGATGCTCCGCACGGCGGGCCGGTGACAGGTCCGAAGTCGACGCGATGACGGGGTGGGCGTGGCACCGGACGGCAGCCATGCCCTCCGTGATCGTTAGCCAGGTCGCGGCAGTCGTCGAACCGCACCGGGAAAGACGCCCGGCCCGCTTGCGTGAACTCGGGAGCGAGTCGCTTCCCCTCGGTGCGCGTCGGATGGCCGGGTGCGGCGAAAACCGGTTGGCGGTCCCGGCGAGCGCTGTTAACTTGCCGATGGCCGTGCCGGAGAACGAGGGAGGTGGTACCCGTGACCGCAGTATCGACATGGGTGCTCCCCTCGGGGGTCACGGCCGGGCGACAGGTCGTCCGGGAGCGCCGTCGCACTCCCGAAAGGCACGACCATGCGATTCGTCTCCGACCAGCGCCTCGCCGACGGCGTCCGCGAACGTGAGTTCACCCTCGGCGAGATCCCGGGCATCCTGTGGACGCCCGCATCCGCGCCCACGTCGGCCCCGCTGATCCTGCTCGGCCACCCGGGCGGACTGCGCCGGATGTACCCCCGGCTGGTGGCCCGGGCCCGCGACTGCACGGCGCAGGGTTTCGCGGCGGCCACCCTCGAACTGCCCGGCGGCGGGGACCGGCCCGCGTCCGCCGCCGCCGAGCAGGCCCGCGCCGACCTGCGGCGGGCACTGGCGGCAGGCGAGCCGGTCACCGACGACATCGTCGACCGGCTCGTCCTGCCGCTGGTGGAGAAGGCGGTCCCGGAGTGGCGGGCCGTGCTGGACGCCCTCCTCGCACTGCCGGAGATCGGCGGTCCGGTCGGCTACTCCGGCGGGGTGATCTCGATCGGCGTACGGCTGGCGGTGGTCGAACCGCGCATCGTGGCCGCGGTCCTGTTCGCCGGGAGCTTCGTGCCGCGAGCGATGTTCGCCGAGGCGCGGCGGGTCACCATCCCGCTGCACGTCCTGTTGCAGTGGGACGACGAGGGCAACGACCGGCAGATGGCGCTGGACCTGTTCGACGCCTTCGGCTCGGCGGAGAAGACGCTGCACGCCAACATGGGCGGCCACACGGGCGTACCGCGGTTCGAGGGGGAGTCCGCGAACCGGTTCTTCGGCCGGCACCTGCGGACGCCGCCGAGCTCATAGGGTGGACGCATGACGCCCGTGACCGGACTGGACCACGTCGTCATCGCCGTGTCCGACTGGCGGGCCGCCACCGACTTCTATCGCGACGTCGTCGGCGCCGAGGTGATCGGCGTCGGCGGCGACCGCGTCGCCTTCCGGATCGGCCCCCACCAGTTGAGCGTGCACGGGCCGGGTCTCGACCTCGGCGGCAACGTCGCCCGAGTCCCGGTCCGCCCGGGCAACAGCGACATCTGCTTCGTCTGGGCCGGGCCGATCGAGGAGGCGGTGGCGCACCTGCGGCGGCACGACGTCGAGGTGGAGACGGGACCGGTCCGGCGGGTCGGCGCCGGTGGCGCCGGGACCAGCGTCTACTTCCGCGACCCGGACGGAAGCCTGCTGGAGTTC
It includes:
- a CDS encoding DUF664 domain-containing protein, with the translated sequence MRASMLNGRPRCMREAATGGGNVGPPLRVAGTRRSSVAWSTLRRPLGLPGSQASFPHAECPRGARGRLQPCPSRPGRVNRVRPGVENHLACGSRSWRGLPDETLASRTTDLRRIVLHVIEEAARHAGHLDAVRELIDGRTGLGPR
- a CDS encoding GNAT family N-acetyltransferase, whose translation is MDARIQQSVVVNLSRRPAPVEVGPFVIGLDPTTTSPYVNYATPRPGAAVTAADVTALVAAFRAADRRPRLEYVTSCAPDLEALLTAAGFTVEARHTYLVCVPGTLASPPVPDQLSLCEPGTDSRRAALVSVQNEAFGGDPVASDADVARLRRQQDAGGVVVTAVTEGGGCAGGGGAAAPVGAVSEVAGIAVRAPYRRRGLASAITAEVTRRLFSAGTEVAWLEAGGAESWRVYERVGYRPAGQRLYIAMN
- a CDS encoding SDR family NAD(P)-dependent oxidoreductase, with product MNNALDGKVALVTGGGRGIGAAVALRLAEDGADVALTFQQNQRRADDVVDRIRAAGRRAIAVRADSADPAAVIAAVDRAVGELGRLDILVNNAGAFLLGPLEQLSLDEFEQTVAVNVRAPFVATQAAVRHMSAGGRIVNIGSNTAERTVFPGFSLYAMSKTALIGLTKALGRELGGRAITVNLVNPGATDTELNPADGPNADTINGFTALGHYAQPADVAAAVAFLAGPDGRYVTGATVNVDGGFTI
- a CDS encoding MmcQ/YjbR family DNA-binding protein, yielding MVDADDVRRVALSLPHVVEIDSDGFDFRVAGKGFVWSYPERTPGRPRRIRTDIAVLYVGDEAEKQALLLGEPDLFFTTPAYDGSPLVMLRLAHVGVERLTELVTDAWRMRAPDSFAGDPDEAAGG
- a CDS encoding SAM-dependent methyltransferase codes for the protein MSGFEITAIGTVRNDRTDIQHSDNWGAVRSTIVVDERFGEACLQGLEEFSHVEVLFVFDRFPDDGDHREPRPYRGRADLPPMGVFAGRGPRRPNRIGVTCCRIESVDGRELTVVGLDAVSGTPVIDLKPVLEEFVPANVRQPEWVSSMMSEYFRP
- a CDS encoding PhzF family phenazine biosynthesis protein, translated to MDVLRYAAFTADPAGGNPAGVVLDATGAGDAEMQQVAAQVGYSETAFLVPAGGDGRFTVRYFSPKAEVPFCGHATIASAVAYAERHGPGVLHLDTRAGLVEVATSVQADGTTTATLTSVAPRTEPMSAEDLAVLLAALRWSPDDLDATLPPRVAYAGAWHPIVAAATRQRLADLDYDMAALSALIADRDWTTIDLVHRESPLVFHARNPFPPGGVVEDAATGAAAAAFGGYLRELGLVQPPATVTVRQGEDMGRPSLLTVGIPAGQGAGIAVTGTAVPIPEEDVR
- a CDS encoding YciI family protein; translation: MPRYLISFNDGAMDHIPVEEIPEVGKDAHAVIQEAVNAGVFVYGTGLERQQASIVGTDGAVTDGPFPETKEVIGGFVVLDVASRDEALKWAAKIAVSCRCAQEVREIMPDPETEAMLRTAGR
- a CDS encoding dienelactone hydrolase family protein produces the protein MRFVSDQRLADGVREREFTLGEIPGILWTPASAPTSAPLILLGHPGGLRRMYPRLVARARDCTAQGFAAATLELPGGGDRPASAAAEQARADLRRALAAGEPVTDDIVDRLVLPLVEKAVPEWRAVLDALLALPEIGGPVGYSGGVISIGVRLAVVEPRIVAAVLFAGSFVPRAMFAEARRVTIPLHVLLQWDDEGNDRQMALDLFDAFGSAEKTLHANMGGHTGVPRFEGESANRFFGRHLRTPPSS
- a CDS encoding VOC family protein → MTPVTGLDHVVIAVSDWRAATDFYRDVVGAEVIGVGGDRVAFRIGPHQLSVHGPGLDLGGNVARVPVRPGNSDICFVWAGPIEEAVAHLRRHDVEVETGPVRRVGAGGAGTSVYFRDPDGSLLEFISYQDSSQQP